In Nitratiruptor sp. YY09-18, a single window of DNA contains:
- a CDS encoding nucleotidyltransferase domain-containing protein, with amino-acid sequence MRLSEKEIKVLKEKLHSISPDAKIYLFGSRTDDSKRGGDIDLLIVGENITRKDLRALRVEFYKHFGEQKIDIVLDNKRSKNAFIEIIRKQAVEL; translated from the coding sequence ATGCGGCTCAGCGAAAAAGAGATAAAGGTTTTAAAAGAAAAGCTTCATTCTATCTCTCCTGATGCGAAGATTTACCTCTTTGGAAGTAGGACAGATGATAGCAAAAGAGGAGGGGATATAGATCTTTTGATAGTAGGAGAGAATATCACAAGAAAAGATTTAAGAGCTTTGCGGGTGGAGTTTTATAAACATTTTGGAGAGCAAAAAATCGATATTGTTCTTGATAATAAAAGAAGTAAAAATGCTTTTATCGAAATAATACGTAAGCAAGCAGTCGAGTTATGA
- a CDS encoding AbrB/MazE/SpoVT family DNA-binding domain-containing protein, with translation MTVKINKWGNSYGIRLSKQILKSLDLQENSEVDIEIREGKIILIPKKSLQSLLSQITPQNIHREIDFGDMQGKELL, from the coding sequence ATGACAGTCAAAATCAATAAATGGGGCAATAGCTATGGTATTAGACTTTCCAAACAGATATTGAAGAGTCTCGATCTTCAAGAAAATAGCGAAGTCGATATTGAAATTAGAGAGGGGAAAATAATTCTTATTCCCAAGAAATCTTTACAATCGCTCTTATCACAAATAACTCCACAAAATATTCATCGTGAAATAGATTTTGGTGATATGCAAGGAAAAGAGCTGCTATGA
- a CDS encoding sugar transferase — translation MQDKFIRFFDIFFSSLALLVLSPLLVPVMIILKLTGEGEVFYLQERIGKDGKPFKLIKFATMLKNSPNIGTGTVTVKDDPRVLPFGKFLRKTKINELPQLINILKGEMSIIGPRPQTPRCFAAFPLKSQEIIKKVKPGLSGIGSIVFRDEESILDDPKIDRLKFYDEVIAPYKGKLEEWYVKHQNLYTYFMLIFLTIWVVLFPNSKIYKLIFKDLPQPPNDLKKWL, via the coding sequence ATGCAAGATAAATTTATAAGATTTTTTGATATATTTTTTTCTTCTTTAGCACTTCTTGTATTATCTCCTCTTTTAGTACCTGTTATGATTATTTTAAAATTAACTGGGGAAGGAGAAGTATTTTATCTTCAAGAGAGAATAGGTAAAGATGGAAAACCTTTCAAACTTATTAAATTTGCTACTATGCTCAAAAATTCTCCAAATATAGGAACTGGTACAGTGACAGTAAAAGATGATCCAAGAGTATTGCCTTTTGGAAAATTTTTGCGAAAAACAAAAATTAATGAACTCCCCCAACTCATCAATATTCTTAAGGGTGAGATGAGTATTATTGGGCCTCGTCCACAAACCCCACGATGTTTTGCTGCATTTCCGCTAAAATCACAAGAAATCATCAAAAAAGTCAAACCTGGACTATCGGGAATTGGATCTATTGTATTTCGTGATGAAGAGAGTATACTTGATGATCCTAAAATTGATAGATTGAAATTTTATGATGAAGTTATAGCACCATACAAAGGTAAACTTGAAGAGTGGTATGTAAAACATCAAAATTTATATACATACTTCATGCTTATTTTCTTAACTATTTGGGTTGTATTGTTTCCAAATAGTAAAATATATAAATTAATTTTCAAAGATTTACCACAGCCACCAAATGATTTAAAAAAATGGCTATAA
- the mazF gene encoding endoribonuclease MazF: protein MSYIPERGDIVWVELNPQKGHEQAGHRPALILSPYEYNKKVGLCIASPITSKSKGYPFEVAIAGKIQGVVLSDQVRTLDYRARNVAFVEKVDEEVLEKVLEKLKLLLFDMG, encoded by the coding sequence ATGAGTTATATTCCTGAGCGTGGTGATATCGTTTGGGTCGAGCTCAATCCTCAAAAGGGACATGAACAAGCAGGGCATAGGCCTGCATTGATTCTCTCACCATATGAATACAATAAGAAAGTTGGTCTATGTATCGCCTCTCCTATTACATCCAAAAGTAAAGGGTATCCTTTTGAGGTAGCTATAGCTGGAAAGATTCAAGGAGTTGTGCTCTCTGATCAAGTAAGGACTCTTGATTATCGTGCAAGGAATGTCGCTTTTGTAGAAAAGGTCGATGAGGAAGTATTAGAAAAAGTACTTGAAAAATTGAAGTTGTTATTGTTTGATATGGGATAA
- a CDS encoding UDP-N-acetylglucosamine 4,6-dehydratase: MNILKLIGRSSELFEDDIKKYGKELDRNVINSKFLVVGGAGSIGSAVVKEIFKRNPKKLHVVDISENNLVELVRDIRSSLGYIDGEFATFALDIGSEIYDKFIKDDGDYDYVLNLSALKHVRSEKDPYTLMRMIDVNIFNTDKTISQSIEKGSKKYFCVSTDKAANPVNMMGASKRIMEMFLMRRSLEIPISTARFANVAFSDGSLLYGFNRRIEKRQPISAPKDIRRYFVTPKESGELCLMSTIFGENRDIFFPKLSDKLHLITFADIAVKYLNELGYEAYECESEEEARELVKTLPEKGKWPVYFFNSDTTGEKDFEEFYTGEEEIDWDKFENIGVIKNEPIFDGEKLDYFTWKIERFKEKGWNKKELVDLFNFMIPNFNHKETGKYLDQRM, translated from the coding sequence ATGAATATTTTAAAATTAATAGGTAGAAGTAGTGAGCTTTTTGAAGATGATATCAAAAAATATGGAAAAGAATTGGATAGGAATGTAATAAATTCTAAATTTTTAGTTGTTGGTGGTGCAGGGAGCATTGGAAGTGCTGTCGTAAAAGAGATTTTTAAAAGAAATCCTAAAAAATTGCATGTTGTAGATATTAGTGAAAACAATTTAGTTGAATTAGTAAGAGATATCAGAAGTTCACTTGGATATATTGATGGAGAATTTGCCACTTTTGCTTTAGATATAGGTAGTGAAATTTATGATAAATTTATAAAAGATGATGGGGATTATGATTATGTTTTAAATTTGAGCGCATTGAAGCATGTAAGAAGTGAGAAAGATCCTTATACATTAATGAGAATGATTGATGTAAATATATTTAATACAGATAAAACTATATCGCAGAGTATTGAAAAGGGAAGTAAAAAATATTTTTGTGTTTCAACTGATAAAGCGGCAAATCCAGTTAATATGATGGGGGCAAGCAAAAGAATAATGGAAATGTTTTTAATGAGAAGAAGTTTAGAAATTCCTATTTCTACTGCAAGATTTGCTAATGTCGCTTTTAGCGATGGAAGTTTGCTTTATGGATTTAACAGAAGAATTGAGAAAAGACAACCTATTTCTGCACCAAAAGATATTAGAAGATATTTTGTAACGCCTAAAGAAAGTGGGGAATTATGTTTAATGAGTACAATTTTTGGAGAAAATAGAGATATATTTTTTCCAAAATTGAGTGATAAATTACATTTAATTACTTTTGCTGATATTGCTGTTAAATATTTAAATGAATTAGGATATGAAGCTTATGAATGTGAAAGTGAAGAGGAAGCAAGAGAATTAGTAAAAACTTTACCAGAAAAAGGAAAATGGCCTGTATATTTTTTTAATTCTGATACAACTGGAGAGAAAGATTTTGAAGAGTTTTATACAGGAGAAGAAGAAATTGATTGGGATAAATTTGAAAATATAGGAGTAATTAAAAATGAACCTATTTTTGATGGAGAAAAGTTAGATTATTTTACTTGGAAAATAGAAAGATTCAAAGAAAAAGGATGGAACAAAAAAGAATTAGTTGATCTATTTAATTTTATGATTCCAAATTTTAATCATAAAGAGACTGGTAAATATCTGGACCAAAGGATGTAA
- a CDS encoding Wzz/FepE/Etk N-terminal domain-containing protein, translated as MEEKQPVQLIVQNCPTEEDEIDLWQLWETIKKNRKTIYKVTIIVFLIALAYIFIKTPLYQAKTLMQIGYIGDKPIEKANIVAQKIKTVFYVGSPLQKKIDKEAFVDSVNPVKKVDKLIDITAYGVSNEKAVNKIKEVLNYVRKDEKLKIEHFKKDIQAQIDKTQRDIDKLKLVDIKKIDDQIILIKKQNLAQLDDKIALYQKEMVPNIEKKIEIAKKQIEKFEKNIQNLQDSIQNAQDKAFIALTLVQISNYQNMIYSRQLQINDLALQKEKILKETIPNLQRQKEKILKETIPNLQRQKEKILKIEIPKLQDNIESLRYKLTEAYISPSRFVGDIQTFDKPTKPKKKLILVVALITGLILGVFLVFFLEFLKSEPKKENE; from the coding sequence ATGGAAGAGAAACAACCTGTCCAGCTCATTGTACAAAATTGTCCAACTGAAGAGGATGAGATAGATCTTTGGCAGTTATGGGAAACAATCAAAAAAAATAGAAAAACCATCTATAAAGTAACTATAATAGTCTTCCTTATAGCTTTAGCTTATATATTTATCAAAACACCGCTCTATCAGGCAAAAACTCTCATGCAAATAGGCTATATTGGAGATAAACCTATCGAAAAGGCAAATATTGTCGCACAAAAAATCAAAACAGTCTTTTATGTAGGCTCACCTTTGCAAAAGAAAATTGACAAAGAAGCGTTCGTCGATAGTGTCAATCCTGTAAAAAAGGTAGACAAACTCATAGATATTACTGCTTATGGGGTTTCTAATGAAAAAGCAGTCAACAAGATTAAAGAAGTGCTTAACTATGTCCGTAAAGATGAAAAACTCAAAATCGAACACTTCAAAAAAGATATCCAAGCCCAAATAGACAAAACCCAAAGAGATATCGATAAGCTCAAACTTGTCGATATCAAAAAGATAGATGACCAAATCATACTCATAAAAAAACAAAACCTAGCCCAATTAGATGACAAAATTGCTCTTTACCAAAAAGAGATGGTCCCAAACATTGAAAAAAAGATCGAAATAGCTAAAAAACAGATAGAGAAATTTGAAAAAAACATTCAAAACCTCCAAGATAGCATACAAAATGCTCAGGACAAAGCTTTCATAGCTCTTACTCTTGTCCAGATATCCAACTATCAAAATATGATCTACTCAAGACAACTCCAAATCAATGATCTTGCATTGCAAAAAGAGAAAATTCTCAAAGAAACGATCCCAAATCTCCAAAGACAAAAAGAGAAAATTCTCAAAGAAACGATCCCAAATCTCCAAAGACAAAAAGAGAAAATTCTCAAAATAGAGATTCCAAAACTGCAAGATAATATCGAGTCTTTACGCTATAAACTTACTGAAGCCTATATCTCACCAAGTAGATTTGTAGGGGATATTCAAACATTTGATAAACCTACAAAACCCAAGAAAAAGCTCATTTTGGTTGTCGCTCTTATTACCGGTCTGATTCTTGGAGTATTTTTGGTCTTTTTTCTTGAATTTTTAAAAAGTGAACCAAAAAAAGAAAATGAATGA
- a CDS encoding LegC family aminotransferase: MNKITKYIIKNVAQLGRTVNFIPLHAPIFEGNEIEYVTDCIKSNFVSSVGEYVNKFEKAICKYTGAKYAILTVNGTAALHVSLLLAGVGENDEVLMPALTFIATANAVSYIKAIPHFIDVEEKSLGIDADKLDEYLHTITLIENGVCINKNTKRKIKAIVPMHTFGHPVDMDKLKKVAEKYNLEIVEDAAESLGSFYKGVHTGNIGKLAAISFNGNKIITTGGGGCILTNDEELAKKAKHITTTAKVPHPWEYEHDMIGYNYRMPALNAALGLAQIEKLSEFIEKKRRLAKKYKEIFDDFKEFTFFTEPDYAKSNYWLNAIVLNKGYEHLRDEILKETNENGIMTRPVWKLIHHLKMFKNCPRMDLSVSESLEKRVINIPSSAYLGE; the protein is encoded by the coding sequence ATGAATAAAATTACAAAATATATAATTAAAAATGTTGCTCAACTAGGTAGAACTGTAAATTTCATACCTCTACATGCACCGATTTTTGAAGGGAATGAAATAGAGTATGTAACAGATTGCATAAAGTCAAATTTTGTTTCAAGTGTAGGAGAATATGTAAATAAGTTTGAAAAAGCTATTTGTAAATATACTGGAGCTAAATATGCAATATTAACAGTAAATGGAACTGCCGCTTTACATGTTTCTCTTTTATTAGCAGGTGTGGGAGAAAATGATGAAGTTTTAATGCCTGCTCTTACATTTATAGCAACTGCAAATGCCGTTAGTTATATCAAAGCAATTCCTCATTTTATTGATGTAGAAGAAAAAAGTTTAGGAATAGATGCTGATAAATTAGATGAATATTTACATACTATTACTTTGATAGAAAATGGAGTTTGTATAAACAAGAATACAAAAAGAAAAATTAAAGCAATTGTTCCAATGCATACATTTGGACATCCGGTAGATATGGATAAATTAAAAAAGGTTGCAGAAAAATATAATTTAGAAATAGTAGAGGATGCTGCAGAAAGTTTAGGTAGTTTTTATAAAGGGGTTCATACTGGTAATATTGGTAAATTAGCAGCAATTAGTTTTAATGGAAATAAAATAATTACAACAGGTGGTGGTGGATGTATTCTGACTAATGATGAGGAATTGGCAAAAAAAGCAAAACATATTACTACAACTGCTAAAGTTCCTCATCCTTGGGAATATGAACACGATATGATAGGGTACAATTATAGAATGCCGGCACTAAATGCCGCACTTGGATTAGCACAAATTGAAAAACTATCTGAATTTATTGAAAAGAAAAGAAGATTGGCAAAAAAATATAAAGAAATTTTTGATGATTTTAAAGAATTTACATTTTTTACAGAACCTGATTATGCAAAAAGTAATTATTGGCTAAATGCAATTGTTTTAAATAAAGGATACGAACATTTAAGGGATGAGATACTTAAAGAAACAAATGAGAATGGAATTATGACAAGACCTGTTTGGAAATTGATACATCACTTAAAAATGTTTAAAAATTGTCCGAGAATGGATCTTAGTGTTAGTGAAAGTTTGGAAAAAAGAGTTATCAATATTCCAAGTTCAGCATATTTAGGAGAATAA
- a CDS encoding O-antigen ligase family protein — MQKFIKYFFYFVLFTQGWIILSGLFNLPFWWVIIASYIGFLAYLYPLQVLYFLLMVMPIFGSRPPDTQAHFLYFLAATIIIGLYSNLYKNERLCKRFWAKIIEPNAITLFVALFAVVSLLSLIGLPILGAIKHSITEDPLYVIKQLLPVGETTLFYSISSQIFLFQAMLIGLYIYGITKPSNQLEIFKNILLSLVAGWFLVIIFGYLDFFGIFSLSHFRPDDTATRFVSFFPNSTWTAQYLSLMMPLLAIILLYVRKTWYAIAVLVLLLIIGEVGLILAMERGAWITYPPILFIIWVMVYYIFAKTKDPFIELKTFLRKYWLKVFITIPLTVSLSVLIVYGIKHINQQNFAKSVIEATGKAKRITQANDRLKHWPPAFKLYGENPLFGAGGDSFGWQYKVYYYQKDAKWHDDKTNTLSLGQFGTAHNIYLETLVGKGIFGLIFLIALFFSLFYKLIKKELTQPQLEVSIIGLIIFASLLAAFIYGNVQVITYTQPVAIIFWLLVFMAAELTHNYNYTPAIRIRFAQILRYTILLMLLLLPFHIANISFIKDFVIAKFTQVFPAFQQHSSLIISTAIWLSALGVLISFLMHRHVIRQSLSQGLLVDELTNKPQLFHEAPTPRAGGIGIYLTNLLVIFNPIGWKFLLASFPAFFAGLMDDFSSISPKVRLVFQVISASLAVFLLDAVIDSIGFGIQIPYWLGAVLSIIAITGVINAINIIDGFNGLAGGFSLLAFLSLGYVAFKVDDMALLELIIINIAALIGFLALNFPKGKIFLGDGGAYFLGFSLATIALMLHHQHPDQVSQWYPLGVLIYPVFEVIFSIYRRKFLEKREATLHDNNHLHQLIFRNITKNNPQTSLYILKRVSIFMLIATIFYWSDFAQIIVFLIFCSWYVWRYDKLKRKLI, encoded by the coding sequence ATGCAAAAATTTATCAAATATTTTTTCTATTTCGTCCTTTTTACGCAAGGTTGGATTATTCTCAGTGGTCTTTTCAACCTCCCCTTTTGGTGGGTCATAATAGCTTCTTATATAGGATTTTTGGCATATCTCTATCCTTTGCAAGTTCTTTACTTTTTACTCATGGTTATGCCCATATTTGGTTCGAGGCCTCCCGATACGCAGGCGCATTTTCTCTATTTCTTGGCAGCCACTATCATTATAGGGCTCTACAGCAATCTCTATAAAAACGAAAGACTTTGCAAAAGATTTTGGGCTAAAATTATAGAGCCAAATGCGATTACCCTTTTTGTGGCTCTTTTTGCAGTCGTATCGTTGCTTAGCCTCATAGGACTTCCAATCCTTGGAGCCATCAAGCATAGTATCACTGAAGATCCCCTCTATGTCATCAAACAGCTCTTGCCAGTAGGTGAAACGACACTCTTTTACTCCATCTCTTCACAGATCTTTTTATTTCAAGCAATGCTCATCGGTCTCTATATCTACGGCATCACCAAACCTTCCAACCAGCTTGAGATCTTTAAAAATATCCTGCTCTCACTTGTAGCTGGATGGTTTTTGGTCATCATTTTTGGATATCTGGACTTTTTTGGAATTTTCAGCCTTTCTCATTTTAGGCCAGATGATACTGCTACAAGATTTGTTTCATTTTTTCCAAACTCCACATGGACAGCTCAGTATCTCTCGCTCATGATGCCACTACTGGCAATCATACTGCTCTATGTTCGTAAAACCTGGTATGCGATTGCGGTACTTGTCCTTTTGCTCATCATTGGAGAAGTTGGGCTCATCCTCGCTATGGAGAGAGGGGCGTGGATCACCTATCCACCTATTCTCTTTATCATCTGGGTGATGGTCTACTACATCTTTGCAAAGACGAAAGATCCTTTCATAGAGCTTAAAACATTTTTGCGCAAATATTGGCTCAAAGTCTTTATCACCATCCCTCTTACAGTCTCTCTCTCTGTGCTCATCGTCTATGGGATCAAACATATCAATCAGCAAAACTTTGCCAAAAGTGTCATCGAAGCCACAGGCAAAGCCAAGCGTATCACGCAAGCAAATGATAGGCTCAAGCACTGGCCACCAGCATTCAAGCTCTATGGTGAAAATCCTCTCTTTGGAGCTGGAGGAGATAGCTTTGGCTGGCAGTACAAAGTCTACTATTACCAAAAAGATGCCAAATGGCATGATGATAAGACAAATACTCTATCACTTGGACAGTTCGGTACAGCCCATAATATCTATCTTGAAACATTAGTGGGCAAAGGGATATTTGGGCTTATATTTCTCATAGCCCTATTCTTCTCGCTTTTTTATAAACTCATAAAAAAGGAGCTTACCCAGCCGCAACTTGAAGTCTCTATCATAGGACTTATAATCTTTGCTTCACTATTAGCAGCTTTTATCTATGGCAATGTCCAGGTCATTACATATACTCAACCGGTAGCCATCATCTTCTGGCTCCTGGTCTTCATGGCAGCAGAACTCACACACAACTACAACTACACTCCAGCTATTCGGATAAGATTTGCACAAATCTTGCGTTATACTATTCTATTGATGCTTTTACTCCTTCCTTTTCATATCGCAAATATCTCCTTTATCAAAGATTTTGTCATAGCAAAATTTACGCAAGTTTTCCCTGCTTTTCAACAGCACTCATCTCTTATCATTTCCACAGCCATTTGGCTCAGTGCTCTGGGAGTGCTCATATCTTTTCTCATGCATAGGCATGTCATTAGACAAAGCTTAAGTCAAGGACTTCTTGTAGATGAGCTTACCAACAAGCCTCAGCTTTTTCACGAAGCCCCTACCCCAAGGGCTGGTGGTATCGGTATTTATCTGACAAACTTGCTGGTTATATTCAACCCTATAGGCTGGAAATTTTTGCTGGCAAGCTTTCCGGCATTTTTTGCCGGGCTCATGGATGATTTTAGCTCCATCTCTCCAAAGGTGAGACTTGTCTTTCAAGTCATATCAGCAAGTTTAGCTGTATTTTTGCTTGATGCTGTAATAGATAGTATCGGTTTTGGTATCCAGATCCCATATTGGCTTGGAGCAGTACTTAGCATCATAGCTATCACCGGTGTAATCAACGCTATCAACATCATCGATGGATTCAATGGTTTGGCTGGAGGATTCTCTCTTCTTGCGTTTTTATCACTAGGATATGTGGCTTTCAAAGTGGATGATATGGCACTACTTGAGCTCATCATCATCAATATCGCTGCTCTCATAGGATTTCTCGCCCTCAACTTCCCAAAAGGCAAAATCTTTTTGGGAGATGGTGGAGCATATTTTTTAGGTTTTTCTCTCGCTACTATTGCACTCATGCTTCATCATCAGCACCCAGATCAAGTCTCACAATGGTATCCACTTGGCGTTCTCATCTATCCAGTATTTGAAGTAATCTTTAGCATTTATCGCAGAAAATTTTTAGAAAAAAGAGAAGCAACCCTTCATGACAATAATCACCTCCATCAACTTATTTTTAGAAATATAACTAAAAACAATCCACAAACTTCTCTCTACATTCTCAAAAGAGTTTCAATTTTTATGCTAATAGCGACAATATTTTATTGGAGTGATTTTGCGCAAATTATAGTATTTTTAATTTTTTGTAGTTGGTATGTATGGAGATATGACAAACTCAAAAGAAAGCTCATTTGA
- a CDS encoding ATP-binding protein, whose protein sequence is MEKEKIIEILNEWNYWNRPLPFTYSREKYESEIDKKYKTGEIIFLKGVRRSGKSTILINHIKNLLNEGVAKENILFVNLEDPRFAPYLNLELLEEIKNAYIYYLNPRSKPHIFLDEIQNIDEFEKWLLKEYELKSSFLYATGSNSKLLSKEIGSSLSGRYLDILVYPLSFKEFLSFKGKRVSNEFEYITNKLEIERLFEEFMNYGGFPKIVLTEDSETKKAELKSYFDSILLRDIVARYKLDNFLKLEQLAILLLSNISNLVSNNKLKNILQVSYETIEKYFEYLQNAFLIFTVKKFDWSLKKQMANAKKVYSIDIGLSKRVSFEVGKKKGDLLENIVFLELKRRYEEIFYYKTKENYEVDFLIKENELLTHLIQVSVTLNDEKTLKREIRSLIKAKQELRCDAKLMILTMDESRKMNIESEEVEIVNIIQWLLFS, encoded by the coding sequence ATGGAAAAAGAAAAAATCATAGAAATTCTCAATGAATGGAATTATTGGAATAGACCATTGCCTTTTACCTATTCAAGAGAAAAGTATGAGAGTGAAATAGATAAGAAATATAAAACGGGAGAGATTATTTTTTTAAAAGGTGTGAGAAGAAGTGGTAAATCTACAATTTTGATAAATCACATAAAAAATCTTTTGAATGAAGGTGTCGCAAAAGAAAATATACTTTTCGTAAATCTTGAAGATCCTAGATTCGCTCCCTATTTAAATCTAGAACTGTTAGAAGAGATAAAAAATGCATATATTTACTATTTAAATCCACGAAGCAAACCTCATATTTTTTTGGATGAAATCCAAAATATCGATGAATTTGAAAAGTGGTTATTAAAAGAGTATGAACTAAAAAGCAGTTTTTTATATGCAACCGGCTCAAATTCAAAACTATTGAGCAAGGAAATAGGCTCTTCTCTAAGTGGCAGATATTTAGATATTTTGGTCTATCCTTTGAGTTTCAAAGAGTTTCTCTCTTTTAAAGGTAAAAGAGTTTCAAATGAATTTGAATATATCACTAATAAACTTGAAATAGAGAGACTTTTTGAAGAGTTTATGAATTATGGTGGATTCCCAAAAATAGTTTTGACAGAAGATAGCGAAACCAAAAAAGCGGAGCTTAAAAGCTATTTTGACTCTATTTTGTTGAGAGATATCGTTGCAAGATATAAGCTGGACAACTTTTTGAAATTGGAACAGTTAGCTATATTATTGCTCTCAAATATCTCAAATCTCGTATCGAACAATAAGTTAAAAAATATTTTACAAGTATCTTATGAAACGATAGAGAAATATTTTGAATATTTACAAAATGCTTTTTTGATTTTTACTGTCAAAAAGTTTGACTGGTCTTTGAAAAAGCAGATGGCCAACGCCAAAAAAGTCTATTCCATAGATATAGGGCTATCGAAAAGAGTCTCATTTGAAGTCGGTAAAAAAAAGGGAGATCTGCTCGAAAATATCGTATTTTTAGAATTAAAAAGAAGATATGAGGAGATTTTTTATTATAAGACAAAAGAAAATTATGAAGTAGATTTTCTTATTAAAGAAAATGAACTTTTGACTCATCTTATCCAAGTAAGCGTAACGTTGAATGACGAAAAAACTCTCAAAAGAGAGATAAGATCCTTGATAAAAGCAAAACAAGAGCTGCGTTGTGATGCAAAACTGATGATTTTGACCATGGATGAAAGTAGAAAAATGAATATTGAAAGCGAAGAAGTTGAGATTGTAAATATTATTCAATGGCTTTTGTTTTCGTAA
- the rodA gene encoding rod shape-determining protein RodA translates to MFWIDRRILTHFDFVLLVLILPLLVISNYLIADVHPILAKKQLIYYLIGFGAFVFVFLMPIREYKWLIPLIYWFNILLLISVDLFGVSKLGAKRWLAIPFTHFTIQPSEIFKPAFILMLAYVIHNNPPPKNGYGWKDFFKISFYILLPFILIAKEPDLGTATVLLIIGFGVLFLVGVNWKIWATLVLAAVLMIPISYKYLLHDYQKKRIEDFLSKKPSYHVQQSIIAIGSGGLSGKPKEEATQTKLRFLPIATSDFIFAYFVERFGFFGAVGLVLLYALLILHIFSISLKFKRDLFTQVVAASIALMLFTYMSVNIAMTIGLAPVVGVPLPLFSYGGSSFINFMILFGILEHLLAFRYRFLYNSSHN, encoded by the coding sequence ATGTTCTGGATCGATAGACGAATATTAACACATTTTGATTTTGTCCTTTTGGTGCTTATATTACCACTATTGGTAATCTCTAATTATCTCATAGCAGATGTCCATCCAATCCTTGCAAAAAAGCAGCTCATTTACTACCTCATCGGCTTTGGAGCTTTTGTTTTTGTATTTTTGATGCCAATACGTGAGTATAAATGGCTCATTCCTCTTATCTATTGGTTTAATATCTTGTTGCTCATTAGCGTAGATCTTTTTGGAGTGAGCAAACTTGGAGCTAAACGGTGGCTAGCGATTCCCTTCACACATTTTACAATCCAGCCCTCTGAGATTTTCAAGCCAGCCTTTATTCTCATGCTAGCATATGTGATTCACAACAATCCTCCTCCAAAAAATGGCTATGGTTGGAAAGATTTTTTCAAAATTAGCTTCTATATCCTCTTGCCATTTATTCTCATAGCAAAAGAACCCGACCTTGGAACTGCGACAGTTTTGCTCATTATAGGCTTTGGCGTGCTCTTTTTAGTGGGAGTCAACTGGAAAATTTGGGCTACACTTGTATTGGCTGCAGTGCTTATGATCCCAATATCGTATAAATATCTCCTCCATGATTATCAAAAGAAGCGCATTGAAGATTTTTTGAGTAAAAAGCCTAGCTACCATGTACAGCAATCCATCATCGCTATAGGCTCTGGAGGTCTAAGTGGTAAGCCAAAAGAGGAAGCAACCCAGACGAAGCTTCGCTTCCTTCCAATTGCTACGAGTGACTTTATTTTTGCATATTTTGTAGAAAGGTTTGGATTTTTTGGAGCAGTTGGTCTGGTGCTGCTCTATGCACTTTTGATTTTGCATATCTTTTCTATATCCCTCAAGTTCAAGCGTGACCTCTTCACACAAGTTGTCGCAGCATCTATTGCATTGATGCTATTTACATATATGAGTGTCAATATTGCAATGACCATAGGCCTTGCACCTGTTGTAGGAGTACCTCTGCCGCTCTTTAGCTATGGCGGTAGCAGCTTCATCAATTTTATGATACTTTTTGGGATTTTAGAGCATCTTCTTGCATTTCGCTATAGATTTTTGTATAATTCCAGCCATAATTAA